A genomic segment from Nicotiana sylvestris chromosome 1, ASM39365v2, whole genome shotgun sequence encodes:
- the LOC104219464 gene encoding UDP-glucuronate 4-epimerase 6-like — protein MASPPDTSKTTKLERYNSYIRKVNSTKLIAASSKLLFRVTLLVALLLIFFFTINYPPLASDNPNSHNNIHTTTHNLISSAFYGGGASWEKQVRRSSTPSRPNGFSVLVTGAAGFVGSHSSLALKKRGDGVLGLDNFNSYYDPSLKRARQNLLSKHQIFIVEGDLNDVELLRKLFDIVPFTHVLHLAAQAGVRYAMQNPLSYVNSNIAGFVNLLEIAKSANPQPAIVWASSSSVYGLNTKVPFSEEHRTDQPASLYAATKKAGEEIAHTYNHIYGLSLTGLRFFTVYGPWGRPDMAYFFFTKDMIQGKSINVYVTQDDKEVARDFTYIDDIVKGCVGALDTAEKSTGSGGKKKGPAQLRVYNLGNTSPVSVRKLVVILENLLNIKAKKNVVKMPRNGDVPFTHANVSLALRDFGYKPTTDLSIGLRKFVKWYVSYYGIQPRVKKENDHSDD, from the coding sequence ATGGCGTCGCCACCTGACACTAGCAAAACCACAAAGCTAGAGCGGTACAATAGCTATATTCGCAAAGTCAATAGTACAAAACTCATAGCTGCATCGTCCAAACTTCTATTTCGTGTCACTTTATTAGTGGCGCTActacttattttctttttcactaTAAATTACCCTCCGTTAGCTTCAGATAACCCTAATTCACACAACAACATCCATACTACCACCCACAACCTCATCTCATCCGCCTTCTACGGAGGCGGAGCATCGTGGGAGAAACAAGTCCGCCGCTCCTCCACTCCTAGCCGCCCTAACGGCTTCTCCGTCCTCGTCACCGGTGCTGCTGGTTTCGTTGGGTCCCACTCTTCTTTAGCATTAAAGAAACGTGGCGACGGTGTTCTTGGCCTTGACAACTTCAATTCCTACTATGATCCTTCTTTAAAACGGGCTCGCCAAAATCTCTTATCCAAACACCAAATATTCATAGTCGAGGGTGACCTAAACGACGTCGAACTTCTTCGTAAACTCTTCGACATTGTTCCATTTACACATGTCCTCCATTTAGCTGCACAAGCTGGCGTTCGTTACGCGATGCAAAATCCTCTCTCTTATGTCAACTCAAATATAGCTGGATTTGTTAATTTATTAGAAATCGCCAAGTCAGCTAACCCTCAACCCGCAATCGTCTGGGCATCGTCCAGTTCGGTTTACGGGTTAAATACCAAAGTACCCTTTTCAGAAGAGCACAGAACGGATCAACCCGCAAGTTTATATGCAGCAACAAAAAAAGCAGGTGAAGAAATTGCTCATACGTATAACCATATTTACGGTCTTTCTTTAACCGGGTTAAGATTTTTTACTGTTTACGGTCCATGGGGTAGACCCGATATGGCGTATTTTTTCTTTACTAAGGATATGATACAAGGTAAATCAATTAATGTTTACGTAACACAAGATGATAAAGAGGTGGCGCGTGATTTCACGTACATTGATGATATAGTAAAAGGGTGTGTTGGGGCGTTGGATACGGCGGAGAAGAGCACCGGCAGCGGCGGAAAGAAGAAAGGTCCGGCGCAGTTGAGGGTTTATAATTTGGGTAATACTTCGCCTGTGTCGGTGAGGAAATTAGTGGTTATTCTTGAAAATTTGTTGAATATTAAGGCTAAAAAGAATGTTGTTAAAATGCCACGAAACGGTGACGTTCCGTTTACTCATGCTAACGTGAGCCTTGCGTTAAGGGATTTTGGTTATAAGCCTACCACTGATTTGTCTATTGGGTTGAGGAAATTCGTTAAGTGGTATGTGAGTTACTATGGAATTCAACCAAgggtaaaaaaggaaaatgacCATTCCGATGATTAA